The Sesamum indicum cultivar Zhongzhi No. 13 linkage group LG6, S_indicum_v1.0, whole genome shotgun sequence genome has a segment encoding these proteins:
- the LOC105165754 gene encoding F-box/LRR-repeat protein At4g14103 isoform X1, with amino-acid sequence MASSSFNSAKCMKTVKNSHARVRDKVPDVSVDENSENKVDRISSLPDSMICHILSFLPTKDAAATSMLSTKWKHIFPLTPNLKLEFDDSRMRKDLFASFVDKVLHVDLRDTTHVHAIKLWCRGEYKDRLKSWISAAVRLNVQSLDFNFLIQSPRWFAKEISKCTRLTTLKLTNSPICVLESLSLPTLKLLNLELVGLFNGTTISNLLSGCPVLEELIMVDCRVYAQTLSVCVPTLKRFTLQNCMHQDADNGFEEIKDFEVVIDTPGLEELYYYDYHVAARYTVCELMLLQKARIDLKPDQDQGGEEDGISYNVNVAELVMTCLMARCLSLSARTLQAVYCSGRLLTLFPNLVHLDLDLGVVCPRIWNLVIHILHCAPNLVILGIEMGLRKYKECKKCELLLVDWVPDCVALCLRKISILAFTGTIQEFLLLEYFLKHAKYLGQMVINIDSELKREDQVSIEESLLKLPHSSKICQVVVKTSVGENGAK; translated from the exons ATGGCTTCAAGCTCTTTCAACTCTGCCAAATGCATGAAAACCGTTAAAAATTCGCATGCGCGTGTTAGGGATAAGGTCCCGGATGTTAGTGTTGATGAAAACAGTGAAAATAAGGTTGACAGGATCAGCAGTTTGCCTGATTCAATGATCTGCCATATTTTATCCTTCCTCCCCACAAAAGATGCAGCAGCCACCTCCATGCTGTCTACCAAGTGGAAGCACATTTTCCCCTTAACACCTAATCTTAAACTTGAGTTCGATGACAGTCGCATGAGAAAAGATCTGTTTGCAAGTTTTGTGGATAAAGTCTTGCATGTTGATTTACGTGATACCACCCATGTGCATGCAATAAAGCTTTGGTGTAGGGGAGAGTACAAGGATCGGCTCAAGTCTTGGATTAGTGCGGCCGTGAGACTTAATGTGCAATCCCTCGATTTCAACTTCTTGATCCAGTCTCCGAGGTGGTTTGCTAAGGAGATTAGCAAATGCACTCGATTAACGACTCTGAAACTAACCAATTCTCCTATCTGTGTCCTGGAGTCACTTTCCTTGCCTACTCTCAAACTTCTCAATCTTGAATTGGTCGGGTTGTTCAATGGGACAACAATCTCGAATCTTCTGAGTGGTTGTCCGGTGCTAGAGGAGTTGATCATGGTTGATTGCAGGGTATATGCACAGACTCTCAGTGTTTGTGTTCCTACTCTTAAGCGTTTTACATTGCAAAATTGCATGCATCAGGATGCTGACAATGGTTTCGAGGAAATCAAAGACTTTGAGGTTGTCATTGACACCCCTGGGCTCGAAGAGCTTTACTATTATGACTATCATGTAGCTGCAAGGTACACTGTGTGTGAGCTGATGTTGCTACAGAAAGCTCGAATAGATCTCAAACCTGACCAAGATCAAGGGGGGGAAGAAGATGGCATAAGTTATAATGTTAACGTTGCTGAACTTGTTATGACATGCTTAATGGCCAGGTGTCTATCCCTATCTGCCCGAACATTGCAA GCTGTTTACTGCTCTGGTCGTCTATTAACTTTATTTCCTAATTTGGTACATTTGGATCTGGACCTTGGCGTCGTTTGCCCTCGCATATGGAATCTAGTGATACACATTCTTCATTGTGCACCAAACCTTGTCATTCTTGGCATTGAAATG GGGCTCAGGAAATACAAAGAGTGCAAGAAATGTGAACTTTTATTGGTTGATTGGGTTCCTGACTGTGTAGCATTATGCTTGAGGAAGATCTCTATTTTGGCATTCACCGGGACGATACAGGAATTCCTGTTGTTGGAGTACTTCCTAAAGCATGCTAAATATTTGGGACAAATGGTAATCAATATCGATTCCGAACTGAAGAGAGAGGATCAAGTGTCCATTGAGGAAAGCTTGCTAAAGTTACCACATAGCTCAAAGATATGTCAAGTGGTTGTCAAGACGTCTGTTGGAGAGAATGGAGCTAAATAG
- the LOC105165754 gene encoding F-box/LRR-repeat protein At4g14103 isoform X2, whose product MASSSFNSAKCMKTVKNSHARVRDKVPDVSVDENSENKVDRISSLPDSMICHILSFLPTKDAAATSMLSTKWKHIFPLTPNLKLEFDDSRMRKDLFASFVDKVLHVDLRDTTHVHAIKLWCRGEYKDRLKSWISAAVRLNVQSLDFNFLIQSPRWFAKEISKCTRLTTLKLTNSPICVLESLSLPTLKLLNLELVGLFNGTTISNLLSGCPVLEELIMVDCRDADNGFEEIKDFEVVIDTPGLEELYYYDYHVAARYTVCELMLLQKARIDLKPDQDQGGEEDGISYNVNVAELVMTCLMARCLSLSARTLQAVYCSGRLLTLFPNLVHLDLDLGVVCPRIWNLVIHILHCAPNLVILGIEMGLRKYKECKKCELLLVDWVPDCVALCLRKISILAFTGTIQEFLLLEYFLKHAKYLGQMVINIDSELKREDQVSIEESLLKLPHSSKICQVVVKTSVGENGAK is encoded by the exons ATGGCTTCAAGCTCTTTCAACTCTGCCAAATGCATGAAAACCGTTAAAAATTCGCATGCGCGTGTTAGGGATAAGGTCCCGGATGTTAGTGTTGATGAAAACAGTGAAAATAAGGTTGACAGGATCAGCAGTTTGCCTGATTCAATGATCTGCCATATTTTATCCTTCCTCCCCACAAAAGATGCAGCAGCCACCTCCATGCTGTCTACCAAGTGGAAGCACATTTTCCCCTTAACACCTAATCTTAAACTTGAGTTCGATGACAGTCGCATGAGAAAAGATCTGTTTGCAAGTTTTGTGGATAAAGTCTTGCATGTTGATTTACGTGATACCACCCATGTGCATGCAATAAAGCTTTGGTGTAGGGGAGAGTACAAGGATCGGCTCAAGTCTTGGATTAGTGCGGCCGTGAGACTTAATGTGCAATCCCTCGATTTCAACTTCTTGATCCAGTCTCCGAGGTGGTTTGCTAAGGAGATTAGCAAATGCACTCGATTAACGACTCTGAAACTAACCAATTCTCCTATCTGTGTCCTGGAGTCACTTTCCTTGCCTACTCTCAAACTTCTCAATCTTGAATTGGTCGGGTTGTTCAATGGGACAACAATCTCGAATCTTCTGAGTGGTTGTCCGGTGCTAGAGGAGTTGATCATGGTTGATTGCAGG GATGCTGACAATGGTTTCGAGGAAATCAAAGACTTTGAGGTTGTCATTGACACCCCTGGGCTCGAAGAGCTTTACTATTATGACTATCATGTAGCTGCAAGGTACACTGTGTGTGAGCTGATGTTGCTACAGAAAGCTCGAATAGATCTCAAACCTGACCAAGATCAAGGGGGGGAAGAAGATGGCATAAGTTATAATGTTAACGTTGCTGAACTTGTTATGACATGCTTAATGGCCAGGTGTCTATCCCTATCTGCCCGAACATTGCAA GCTGTTTACTGCTCTGGTCGTCTATTAACTTTATTTCCTAATTTGGTACATTTGGATCTGGACCTTGGCGTCGTTTGCCCTCGCATATGGAATCTAGTGATACACATTCTTCATTGTGCACCAAACCTTGTCATTCTTGGCATTGAAATG GGGCTCAGGAAATACAAAGAGTGCAAGAAATGTGAACTTTTATTGGTTGATTGGGTTCCTGACTGTGTAGCATTATGCTTGAGGAAGATCTCTATTTTGGCATTCACCGGGACGATACAGGAATTCCTGTTGTTGGAGTACTTCCTAAAGCATGCTAAATATTTGGGACAAATGGTAATCAATATCGATTCCGAACTGAAGAGAGAGGATCAAGTGTCCATTGAGGAAAGCTTGCTAAAGTTACCACATAGCTCAAAGATATGTCAAGTGGTTGTCAAGACGTCTGTTGGAGAGAATGGAGCTAAATAG